From a region of the Gordonia sp. PP30 genome:
- a CDS encoding carboxyl transferase domain-containing protein, producing MTTVENREPAAQHRANVGLLRERLAASAAGGGAKARDRHLARGKLLPRDRIDGLLDPGSPFLEVAPLAAFGMYDGKAPAAGVVAGIGRIHGRECMVVANDATVSGGTYYPVTVKKHLRAQEIAAANRLPCIYLVDSGGAMLLNQDDVFPDRDHFGRIFFNQATMSAAGIPQISAVLGSSTAGGAYVPAMSDENVIVKNQGTIFLAGPPLVKAATGEDVTAEDLGGGTMHSSVSGVTDHLVDNDEQALAKVREIVATFGPRDPAQWDTAETRDPIRPQTSLYDVVPTDPRIPYDVREVITTLVDAGEYTEFKANYGTSLVTAFAHLHGHPVGIVANNGVLFSESAQKGAHFIELCDRRSIPLIFLQNITGFMVGRQYEEGGIAKNGAKMVTAVACARVPKLTVMIGGSFGAGNYSMCGRAYSPRFLWMWPNARISVMGGPQAADTLATVRRGGVERSGQEWSAQDEEAFKEPIRRQFEEQSDAYYSTARLWDDGIIDPADTRTVLGLALEACRYAPLSPVNNGVFRM from the coding sequence ATGACGACCGTGGAGAATCGCGAGCCGGCGGCGCAGCATCGCGCCAACGTCGGACTTCTGCGCGAGCGGCTGGCCGCGTCGGCGGCCGGCGGCGGCGCCAAGGCGCGGGACCGGCACCTCGCCCGCGGCAAGCTGCTGCCCCGGGACCGCATCGACGGGCTGCTCGATCCCGGCTCGCCGTTTCTCGAGGTCGCCCCGCTCGCCGCGTTCGGCATGTACGACGGCAAAGCGCCCGCCGCCGGGGTGGTCGCCGGGATCGGCCGCATCCACGGCCGCGAGTGCATGGTCGTCGCCAACGATGCGACGGTCTCCGGCGGCACCTACTACCCGGTGACGGTCAAGAAGCACCTGCGCGCCCAGGAGATCGCCGCCGCCAACCGGCTGCCGTGCATCTACCTCGTCGATTCCGGCGGCGCCATGCTGCTCAACCAGGACGACGTGTTCCCCGACCGCGACCACTTCGGCCGGATCTTCTTCAACCAGGCCACCATGAGCGCCGCGGGCATCCCGCAGATCTCCGCCGTCCTCGGGTCATCCACCGCCGGCGGCGCCTACGTCCCGGCGATGAGCGACGAGAACGTGATCGTCAAGAACCAGGGCACCATCTTCCTGGCCGGCCCGCCGCTGGTGAAGGCGGCCACCGGCGAGGACGTCACCGCCGAGGACCTCGGCGGCGGCACCATGCACTCGTCGGTCTCCGGCGTCACCGATCACCTCGTCGACAACGACGAGCAGGCCCTGGCGAAGGTCCGCGAGATCGTCGCGACCTTCGGCCCGCGTGACCCGGCGCAGTGGGACACCGCCGAGACCCGCGACCCGATCCGGCCGCAGACCTCGCTGTACGACGTGGTGCCGACCGACCCGCGCATCCCGTACGACGTGCGCGAGGTGATCACCACGCTGGTCGACGCCGGCGAGTACACCGAGTTCAAGGCGAACTACGGCACTTCGCTGGTCACCGCCTTCGCGCACCTGCACGGGCATCCGGTCGGCATCGTCGCCAACAACGGTGTGCTGTTCTCCGAGTCCGCGCAGAAGGGCGCCCACTTCATCGAGCTGTGCGACCGCCGGTCCATCCCGCTGATCTTCCTGCAGAACATCACCGGCTTCATGGTCGGCCGGCAGTACGAGGAGGGCGGCATCGCCAAGAACGGCGCCAAGATGGTCACCGCCGTCGCCTGCGCCCGCGTGCCGAAGCTGACGGTGATGATCGGCGGGTCGTTCGGGGCGGGCAACTACTCGATGTGCGGCCGTGCGTACTCGCCGCGCTTCCTCTGGATGTGGCCCAACGCGCGGATCTCGGTGATGGGCGGCCCGCAGGCCGCCGACACCCTCGCGACGGTGCGACGCGGCGGGGTCGAACGCTCCGGCCAGGAGTGGTCGGCGCAGGACGAAGAGGCCTTCAAGGAACCGATCCGCCGGCAGTTCGAGGAACAGTCGGACGCGTACTACTCCACCGCGCGGCTGTGGGACGACGGGATCATCGATCCCGCCGACACCCGGACCGTGCTCGGCCTGGCGCTGGAAGCATGCCGTTACGCGCCGCTGTCGCCGGTCAACAACGGCGTCTTCAGGATGTGA
- a CDS encoding acetyl/propionyl/methylcrotonyl-CoA carboxylase subunit alpha, producing the protein MISSVLVANRGEIACRVIDTLRDMGIRSIAVYSDADAQAPHVRAADVAVRLGPAPAAQSYLDIAKVVDAARATGADAVHPGYGFLSENQDFAAALADAGIVFIGPPAAAIATMGDKITARAAVTARGVPVVPGLSRPGLTDDELIAAAPEIGFPVLIKPSAGGGGKGMHRVDDPAELPAALVTARREAGSAFGDDTLFLEHFVATPRHIEVQVLADTHGTVIHLGERECSLQRRHQKVIEEAPSALLTPETRARIGQAACDAARSVGYTGAGTVEFIVSATAPDDFYFMEMNTRLQVEHPVTEMVTGIDLVEQQIRVARGEPLAIAQDDVVLTGHAVEARVYAEDPAAGFLPTGGTVGTLRWPTAPSSPRGNVRIDSGIEQGSVIGTDYDPMLAKVICHGTDRAEALDRLDEALARTVLTGVGTNVDFCRFVLAQPAVRSAELDTELLDRLVIDYAAPVPTPAALVAGALGALDLGTADDLWSSAVAFRIGAPSPIVTRLLCGGRRYTVSAQVSASTVWTLEAAATITADDEPLWSGAVYLEPGAGHAVTVRCGPIAEPWVVQQLGAQRWVCGEDGTWVMTPAHTLASSDDDAAAGDVRSPMPGTVVAVPATTGQTVAAGDPLVVVEAMKMEHTLRAPVDGVAQLTVSAGQKVDAQQVLAHVTTDQNE; encoded by the coding sequence GTGATTTCTTCCGTCCTCGTCGCCAACCGCGGCGAGATCGCCTGCCGGGTGATCGACACCCTGCGCGACATGGGAATCCGGTCGATCGCCGTCTACTCCGACGCCGACGCGCAGGCTCCGCACGTGCGGGCCGCCGATGTCGCGGTGCGGCTCGGCCCGGCGCCGGCCGCACAGAGCTACCTCGACATCGCGAAGGTGGTCGACGCGGCGCGGGCGACCGGCGCCGACGCGGTCCACCCCGGCTACGGCTTCCTGTCGGAGAACCAGGACTTCGCGGCGGCACTGGCCGACGCGGGGATCGTCTTCATCGGCCCGCCCGCCGCGGCGATCGCCACCATGGGCGACAAGATCACCGCCCGCGCCGCCGTCACCGCTCGCGGCGTGCCCGTCGTGCCCGGGCTGTCGCGGCCCGGGCTCACCGACGACGAGCTGATCGCGGCCGCCCCGGAGATCGGGTTCCCGGTCCTCATCAAGCCCAGCGCCGGCGGCGGCGGCAAGGGCATGCACCGCGTCGACGACCCCGCCGAGTTGCCCGCCGCCCTGGTCACCGCCCGGCGGGAGGCCGGTTCGGCGTTCGGCGACGACACCCTGTTCCTGGAACACTTCGTCGCCACCCCGCGGCACATCGAGGTGCAGGTGCTCGCCGACACCCACGGCACCGTGATCCATCTCGGCGAGCGCGAATGCTCGCTGCAGCGGCGCCACCAGAAGGTGATCGAGGAGGCGCCGTCGGCGCTGCTCACCCCCGAGACCCGCGCCCGTATCGGGCAGGCCGCGTGCGACGCCGCGCGCAGTGTCGGCTACACCGGCGCGGGCACCGTCGAGTTCATCGTCTCGGCCACCGCACCCGACGACTTCTACTTCATGGAGATGAACACCCGCCTGCAGGTGGAGCATCCGGTGACCGAGATGGTGACCGGCATCGACCTGGTGGAGCAGCAGATCCGTGTCGCCCGGGGGGAGCCGCTGGCGATCGCTCAGGACGACGTGGTGCTCACCGGCCACGCGGTGGAGGCGCGGGTGTACGCGGAGGACCCGGCGGCGGGCTTCCTCCCCACCGGCGGCACCGTCGGCACCCTCCGCTGGCCGACGGCGCCCTCCTCGCCCCGCGGAAACGTCCGCATCGACTCCGGTATCGAGCAGGGCTCGGTGATCGGCACCGACTACGACCCCATGCTGGCCAAGGTGATCTGCCACGGCACCGACCGCGCCGAGGCGCTCGACCGCCTCGACGAGGCCCTGGCGCGGACCGTGCTGACCGGGGTCGGCACCAATGTCGACTTCTGTCGCTTCGTGCTGGCTCAGCCCGCGGTGCGCAGCGCCGAGCTCGACACCGAACTCCTCGACCGGCTCGTCATCGACTACGCCGCTCCGGTACCGACCCCGGCCGCGCTGGTCGCCGGCGCTCTCGGTGCCCTCGACCTCGGCACCGCCGACGACCTGTGGAGCAGCGCCGTCGCCTTCCGGATCGGTGCGCCGTCGCCGATCGTCACCCGGCTGCTCTGCGGCGGCCGCCGGTACACGGTGTCCGCACAGGTCAGCGCCTCGACGGTGTGGACCCTGGAGGCCGCCGCCACCATCACGGCCGACGACGAGCCGCTCTGGTCCGGTGCCGTCTACCTCGAACCCGGCGCCGGACACGCCGTAACGGTGCGCTGCGGCCCGATCGCCGAACCCTGGGTGGTGCAGCAGCTCGGCGCGCAGCGCTGGGTGTGCGGCGAGGACGGCACCTGGGTGATGACGCCGGCACACACGCTGGCGTCGTCGGACGACGATGCCGCGGCCGGTGACGTGCGCAGCCCGATGCCGGGCACCGTGGTCGCCGTGCCCGCGACCACCGGGCAGACCGTCGCGGCCGGCGATCCATTGGTCGTCGTCGAGGCGATGAAGATGGAACACACGCTGCGGGCCCCGGTCGACGGTGTCGCGCAGCTCACGGTGTCGGCCGGCCAGAAGGTCGACGCCCAGCAGGTGCTCGCACACGTGACCACCGACCAGAACGAGTGA
- a CDS encoding acyl-CoA dehydrogenase family protein, which translates to MELSQEYTDLIGSVRDFAQQVVAPVSYEHDKNKTFPYEVVKQMGEMGLFGLPFPEEYGGMGGDYFALALALEELAKVDQSVAMTVEAGVGLGAMPIFKFGTAEQKETWLPDLVAGRRLAGFGLTEPGAGSDAGATATTAVEDGPDWVINGAKQFITNSGTDITSLVTVTAVTGTRDDGKKEISTIIVPAGTPGFVAEPAYDKVGWHASDTHPLSFTDARVPRENLLGTRGRGYANFLSILDEGRIAIAGVATGVAQGCVDECIKYAAERKSFGRPINEYQTISFAIARMEARAHTARTAYYDAAAKMLAGKPFKKEAAIAKMVSSEAAMDNARMATQIHGGYGFMNEYTVSRHYRDSKILEIGEGTTEVQLMLIARSLGLPA; encoded by the coding sequence ATGGAACTGAGCCAGGAGTACACCGATCTGATCGGCAGCGTGCGCGACTTCGCGCAGCAGGTCGTGGCGCCGGTGTCGTACGAGCACGACAAGAACAAGACCTTCCCGTACGAGGTCGTGAAGCAGATGGGCGAGATGGGCCTGTTCGGCCTGCCCTTCCCGGAGGAGTACGGCGGCATGGGCGGCGACTACTTCGCCCTCGCGCTGGCCCTGGAAGAACTGGCCAAGGTGGACCAGTCGGTGGCGATGACGGTCGAGGCCGGCGTCGGTCTGGGCGCCATGCCGATCTTCAAGTTCGGCACCGCCGAGCAGAAGGAGACCTGGCTGCCCGACCTCGTCGCGGGCCGCCGGCTGGCCGGCTTCGGCCTCACCGAACCGGGCGCGGGCAGCGACGCCGGAGCGACGGCCACCACCGCCGTCGAGGACGGCCCGGACTGGGTGATCAACGGCGCCAAGCAGTTCATCACCAACTCGGGCACCGACATCACCTCGCTGGTCACCGTCACCGCCGTCACCGGCACGCGGGACGACGGCAAGAAGGAGATCTCCACCATCATCGTGCCGGCCGGGACGCCCGGCTTCGTCGCCGAACCGGCCTACGACAAGGTCGGCTGGCACGCGTCCGACACCCATCCGCTGAGCTTCACCGACGCCCGGGTGCCGCGGGAGAACCTGCTCGGCACGCGCGGACGCGGCTACGCGAACTTCCTGTCCATCCTCGACGAGGGCCGCATCGCGATCGCCGGCGTCGCCACCGGCGTCGCGCAGGGCTGCGTGGACGAGTGCATCAAGTACGCGGCCGAGCGCAAGTCGTTCGGCAGGCCGATCAACGAGTACCAGACCATCTCGTTCGCGATCGCCCGGATGGAGGCCCGCGCGCACACCGCCCGCACCGCCTACTACGACGCGGCCGCCAAGATGCTGGCGGGCAAGCCGTTCAAGAAGGAGGCGGCCATCGCCAAGATGGTGTCGTCGGAGGCGGCCATGGACAACGCGCGGATGGCGACGCAGATCCACGGCGGCTACGGCTTCATGAATGAGTACACGGTCTCGCGGCACTACCGGGACTCCAAGATCCTGGAGATCGGCGAGGGCACCACCGAGGTGCAGTTGATGCTGATCGCGCGGTCGCTGGGACTTCCGGCATGA
- a CDS encoding MaoC family dehydratase produces the protein MSGEGERRHVVQRGLWFEEFEIGTVYEHRPGRTLTEADNVLFTTLTMNTQALHLDAAWSAQQPGFGGQRLINSMMTFSMIVGLSVSQLTQGTLVANLGFSEVAFPKPLFAGDTLYAETECTGKRVSSSRPGEGIVNLTHIGRNQDGVIVARAARSTLVRRSPDLPG, from the coding sequence ATGAGCGGGGAGGGCGAGCGCCGCCACGTCGTCCAGCGGGGACTGTGGTTCGAGGAGTTCGAGATCGGCACGGTCTACGAACACCGCCCAGGCCGGACCCTCACCGAGGCCGACAACGTCCTGTTCACCACGCTGACCATGAACACCCAGGCGCTGCACCTGGACGCCGCGTGGTCGGCACAGCAGCCGGGCTTCGGCGGTCAGCGCCTGATCAACTCGATGATGACCTTCTCGATGATCGTCGGGCTGTCGGTGTCCCAGCTGACGCAGGGCACCCTGGTGGCGAACCTCGGCTTCTCGGAGGTCGCCTTTCCCAAGCCGCTCTTCGCCGGGGACACGCTGTATGCGGAGACCGAATGCACCGGCAAGCGCGTGTCGTCGTCCCGGCCGGGCGAGGGCATCGTGAACCTGACCCACATCGGGCGCAATCAGGACGGCGTGATCGTCGCCCGCGCCGCCCGTTCCACGCTCGTTCGTCGCAGTCCCGATCTGCCCGGATAG
- a CDS encoding AMP-binding protein: protein MTEPSYARGEDTPPLLECTIGATLAATAERYPDAVALIDAGAGNEASGPSSAEADRQWTYREFRAQVRALAAGLRRLGLAPGDRLGLWSPNRWEWVLTQFAAAEAGVILVVLNPSYRRHEVAYALAQSGTSVVFAARSFRTSEYAQMLDDVRGELPELRDVRVFESPDFTELLGEPTGAELAELDEVAAGLRASDPINIQYTSGTTGNPKGVTLSHHNIGNNGYLVGHLLEYTEADRICTPVPYYHCFGMVMANLAAIAHGSAMVIPAPAFDPAATLAAVEKYRCTSLYGVPTMFIAELDLLDSGASYDLSSLRTGIMAGSPCPEAVMRRVIGEMHMAQVSICYGMTETSPVSTQTRMDDELDLRVSTVGRVGPHLEIKVVDPMSGETLPRGGTGEFCTRGYSVMLGYWNEPDKTADAIDAEGWMHTGDLAVMQDDGYVRITGRIKDMVIRGGENIYPREVEEFFYTHPDIVDVQVIGVPDEKYGEELMAWIRLREGAAQITVEDLRTFAEGQITRHKIPRYVHIVESFPMTVTGKIRKVEMRAQAIELLGMDDS from the coding sequence ATGACCGAACCGTCGTACGCGCGCGGAGAGGACACCCCGCCGCTGCTCGAGTGCACCATCGGGGCCACCCTGGCCGCCACCGCCGAGCGGTATCCGGACGCCGTCGCGCTGATCGACGCCGGCGCCGGGAACGAAGCGAGCGGGCCGAGTTCCGCCGAGGCGGACCGGCAGTGGACCTATCGCGAGTTCCGTGCGCAGGTCCGGGCGCTCGCCGCCGGGCTGCGGCGGCTCGGTCTGGCACCGGGGGACCGCCTCGGACTGTGGTCCCCGAACCGCTGGGAGTGGGTGCTCACCCAGTTCGCCGCGGCCGAGGCCGGGGTGATCCTGGTGGTGCTCAACCCGTCGTACCGGCGGCACGAGGTGGCCTACGCCCTCGCGCAGTCGGGTACCTCGGTGGTCTTCGCCGCGCGCAGCTTCCGCACCTCGGAGTACGCGCAGATGCTCGACGACGTCCGCGGCGAGTTGCCGGAACTGCGCGACGTTCGGGTGTTCGAGTCGCCGGACTTCACGGAATTGCTCGGTGAGCCCACCGGCGCCGAGCTGGCCGAACTCGATGAGGTCGCGGCCGGTCTGCGGGCGAGCGATCCGATCAACATCCAGTACACCTCGGGGACCACCGGCAACCCGAAGGGCGTCACCCTCTCGCACCACAACATCGGCAACAACGGCTATCTGGTCGGTCACCTGCTCGAGTACACCGAGGCCGACCGGATCTGTACGCCGGTGCCTTACTACCACTGCTTCGGCATGGTGATGGCGAATCTGGCGGCGATCGCGCACGGCAGCGCGATGGTGATTCCGGCGCCGGCGTTCGATCCGGCGGCCACCCTCGCGGCCGTCGAGAAGTACCGCTGCACCAGCCTGTACGGGGTGCCGACGATGTTCATCGCGGAGCTGGATCTCCTCGATTCGGGCGCGTCGTACGACCTGTCGTCGCTGCGTACCGGGATCATGGCCGGGTCGCCGTGCCCGGAGGCCGTGATGCGGCGGGTGATCGGCGAGATGCATATGGCGCAGGTGTCGATCTGTTACGGCATGACCGAGACCAGCCCGGTGTCGACGCAGACCCGGATGGACGACGAACTGGACCTGCGCGTGAGCACCGTCGGCCGGGTGGGACCGCACCTGGAGATCAAGGTCGTCGACCCGATGTCCGGTGAGACGCTGCCGCGCGGCGGCACCGGCGAGTTCTGCACCCGCGGCTACTCGGTGATGCTCGGCTACTGGAACGAGCCGGACAAGACCGCCGACGCGATCGACGCCGAGGGCTGGATGCACACCGGCGACCTCGCCGTGATGCAGGACGACGGCTACGTCCGCATCACCGGGCGCATCAAGGACATGGTGATCCGCGGCGGCGAGAACATCTACCCGCGCGAGGTGGAGGAGTTCTTCTACACCCATCCGGACATCGTCGACGTGCAGGTGATCGGTGTGCCAGACGAGAAGTACGGCGAGGAGCTGATGGCCTGGATCCGGCTGCGCGAGGGGGCGGCGCAGATCACCGTGGAGGATCTGCGGACCTTCGCCGAAGGCCAGATCACCCGGCATAAGATCCCCCGGTACGTGCACATCGTGGAGTCGTTCCCGATGACGGTGACCGGCAAGATCCGCAAGGTCGAGATGCGCGCGCAGGCGATCGAATTACTGGGAATGGATGATTCATGA
- a CDS encoding acetoacetate--CoA ligase: MTTPYDRFTAFCEERTGRTFATYDELWQYSVDDLPGFWRAVWDFFGLDEIAAEPLAPGDVAVLADARMPGASWFPGARLNYADAVAARCDRDGTAIVGLDEDGRRTEIAWRELPGLVAAVAGTLSDAGIGEGDVVAAYLPNIPETVIAFLATASLGAVWSGCGQDYAPEGAAGRLAQLRPKALFTCAGYRWNGKDVDKRADSAELASLLDDLVLHIQVDLSTRSSASASDRLKGRGDPNSPLSRTGPLGPGRVVPELVAELATTRGRRIETTPSTTSWHDAAADTARPLTTVKVAADHPLWVLFSSGTTGRPKGIVHGHAGVLVEHLKETALHSGLDEESVFFWQTALSWMMWNFQVAGLLAGSTIVTYSGSPLYPDADRLWQIVADERVTLFGTSPGQLNASRKAGLVPGRDHDLTALRMLGSTGSTLPGDLFEWVYANVREDLPISSISGGTDIVSAFAGGSVGVPVVAGELSVRHLGVALASWSPDAQPLIGEVGELVVTKPMPSMPVRFWNDDDQSRYRAAYFDHVWESSSPAEPFDSAQEPLVEAPVWRHGDWVTLTDRGSLIIHGRSDATLNRHGIRMGSADIYEVVEGIDEIAEAFVVGVDGPDGAYWMPMFVTLVPGAELTDELIARVAGEVRTRLSPRHVPDEIIVAPGIPHTRTGKKLEVPVTAILAGRDNVNVDPKSVDDPSLIDWYRERGAVHAW; the protein is encoded by the coding sequence ATGACGACCCCCTATGACCGTTTCACCGCCTTCTGCGAGGAACGGACGGGGCGCACGTTCGCGACATACGACGAGCTCTGGCAGTACTCCGTCGACGATCTGCCGGGTTTCTGGCGCGCGGTGTGGGACTTCTTCGGGCTCGACGAGATCGCCGCCGAACCTCTCGCGCCGGGCGACGTCGCGGTGCTCGCCGATGCCCGGATGCCGGGCGCGAGCTGGTTTCCGGGGGCGCGACTCAACTACGCCGACGCGGTGGCGGCCCGGTGTGATCGTGACGGGACCGCGATCGTCGGGCTCGACGAGGACGGCCGGCGCACCGAGATCGCCTGGCGGGAGCTGCCCGGGCTGGTCGCGGCCGTCGCCGGCACCCTGTCGGACGCCGGGATCGGCGAGGGCGATGTGGTCGCCGCCTACCTGCCGAACATCCCCGAAACGGTGATCGCCTTCCTGGCGACGGCCTCGCTCGGCGCGGTCTGGTCGGGATGCGGGCAGGATTACGCCCCCGAGGGCGCGGCGGGGCGCCTCGCCCAGCTGCGGCCGAAGGCCCTCTTTACCTGCGCCGGCTACCGCTGGAACGGGAAGGACGTCGACAAGCGCGCCGACAGCGCCGAGCTGGCATCGCTGCTGGACGACCTGGTCCTGCACATCCAGGTCGACCTTTCGACACGGTCCTCGGCTAGCGCCTCGGACCGGCTCAAGGGGCGGGGCGATCCCAACAGCCCGTTGAGCCGGACGGGCCCGCTAGGGCCCGGCCGTGTGGTTCCTGAGCTCGTGGCGGAGCTTGCGACGACACGAGGTCGAAGGATCGAAACGACCCCCTCGACGACCTCCTGGCACGACGCCGCCGCCGACACGGCCCGCCCCCTGACCACGGTCAAGGTGGCCGCCGACCACCCGCTTTGGGTCCTCTTCTCCTCGGGCACCACCGGCCGGCCGAAGGGCATCGTGCACGGGCACGCCGGGGTGCTGGTGGAGCATCTCAAGGAGACGGCGCTGCATTCCGGCCTGGACGAGGAATCCGTCTTCTTCTGGCAGACCGCGCTGAGCTGGATGATGTGGAACTTCCAGGTGGCCGGTCTGCTGGCGGGTTCGACCATCGTCACCTACAGCGGTTCGCCGCTGTACCCGGACGCCGACCGGCTGTGGCAGATCGTGGCCGACGAGCGGGTCACCCTGTTCGGCACCAGCCCCGGTCAGCTCAACGCCTCCCGCAAGGCGGGACTGGTTCCGGGTCGCGACCACGATCTGACGGCGCTGCGCATGCTCGGCAGCACCGGCTCGACACTTCCGGGTGACCTGTTCGAGTGGGTGTATGCCAACGTGCGCGAGGACCTGCCGATCTCGTCGATCAGCGGCGGCACCGACATCGTCAGTGCGTTCGCCGGTGGCAGCGTCGGCGTCCCGGTCGTCGCCGGGGAGTTGTCGGTGCGCCATCTCGGCGTCGCCCTGGCCAGCTGGTCGCCGGATGCGCAGCCGCTGATCGGCGAGGTCGGCGAACTCGTCGTCACCAAGCCGATGCCGTCGATGCCGGTGCGTTTCTGGAACGACGACGATCAGTCCCGGTATCGCGCCGCGTACTTCGACCACGTCTGGGAGTCCTCGTCGCCGGCTGAGCCCTTCGACTCCGCTCAGGAACCCCTTGTCGAAGCCCCCGTCTGGCGGCACGGCGACTGGGTGACGCTCACCGACCGCGGCTCGCTGATCATCCACGGGCGCAGCGATGCGACGCTGAACCGGCACGGCATCCGGATGGGTTCGGCCGACATCTACGAGGTGGTCGAGGGGATCGACGAGATCGCCGAGGCCTTCGTCGTCGGTGTCGACGGCCCCGACGGCGCGTACTGGATGCCGATGTTCGTGACCCTGGTGCCCGGCGCCGAGCTGACCGACGAGCTGATCGCCCGAGTGGCGGGTGAGGTACGGACGCGCCTGTCGCCGCGGCACGTGCCGGACGAGATCATCGTCGCGCCCGGCATCCCGCACACCCGTACCGGTAAGAAGCTGGAGGTTCCGGTCACCGCGATTCTGGCCGGCCGGGACAACGTGAACGTGGACCCGAAGTCGGTGGACGATCCGTCGCTGATCGACTGGTATCGCGAGCGCGGCGCCGTCCACGCCTGGTAG
- a CDS encoding DUF5336 domain-containing protein produces MTYPQSGPSYGQGDAGQYGQQQYGGAPQPQYGQQQYGTAPQAQYGQDQYGQQYGAPQQYQAPKPPSQGLPHNIGTILAGVVGALGVIMLFCGFLSGYTSDSSSGRGSDSVKVFSTEFATPWSLFAVAGVMALLSLLVGATKHYAATVSALSVVAALITIFQFAASDGVFSYDGADISKGAGAILLLIFTILGAAVSVFWLLIEAEFVKRAPAPAAAPVAPAAEAPAAAAPSYSYGEQSAAPAAPAAPSYSYGEQQSGSGYGSHTGGSAPSSYGSSPSYGSSPSYGSAPSHGSSPSYGDGPAADSSATTYNPLPTPGSDPGAAGGSETTVFNTAEGSDEKPSDN; encoded by the coding sequence ATGACGTATCCGCAGTCGGGACCGAGCTACGGTCAGGGCGACGCCGGTCAGTACGGCCAGCAGCAGTACGGCGGCGCGCCGCAGCCCCAGTACGGTCAGCAGCAGTACGGCACCGCGCCGCAGGCCCAGTACGGCCAGGACCAGTACGGTCAGCAGTACGGTGCGCCGCAGCAGTACCAGGCGCCCAAGCCGCCGTCGCAGGGCCTACCGCACAACATCGGCACCATACTTGCGGGTGTGGTCGGCGCACTCGGCGTCATCATGCTCTTCTGCGGCTTCCTGTCCGGGTACACCAGTGACAGCAGTTCCGGCCGCGGTTCGGACTCGGTCAAGGTCTTTTCCACCGAGTTCGCCACTCCGTGGTCGCTGTTCGCCGTGGCCGGCGTGATGGCGTTGCTGAGCCTGCTGGTCGGCGCCACCAAGCACTACGCGGCGACCGTGAGCGCGCTGTCCGTCGTGGCCGCACTCATCACCATCTTCCAGTTCGCGGCCAGCGACGGCGTCTTCAGCTACGACGGTGCCGACATCAGCAAGGGCGCCGGCGCGATCCTGCTGCTGATCTTCACGATCCTGGGTGCCGCCGTGTCGGTGTTCTGGCTGCTGATCGAGGCCGAGTTCGTCAAGCGCGCCCCGGCCCCGGCCGCCGCGCCGGTCGCCCCCGCGGCCGAGGCTCCGGCCGCCGCGGCCCCGTCGTACTCCTACGGTGAACAGTCCGCCGCCCCGGCGGCCCCGGCCGCGCCGTCGTACTCCTACGGTGAGCAGCAGTCCGGCTCCGGCTACGGCTCGCACACCGGTGGCTCGGCGCCGTCGTCGTACGGTTCGTCGCCGTCCTACGGTTCGTCCCCGTCCTACGGCTCGGCGCCGTCGCACGGTTCGTCGCCCTCGTACGGCGACGGCCCGGCGGCCGATTCCTCGGCCACCACGTACAACCCGCTGCCGACGCCCGGCTCGGATCCCGGTGCCGCCGGCGGCTCGGAGACCACCGTGTTCAACACGGCGGAAGGCTCGGACGAGAAGCCGTCCGACAACTGA